In Microbacterium sp. ABRD28, the genomic stretch CGGAGACTCCGCGCCGGACGAGTCGACCGGCGACCGAGAGCCCGCCGTTGCCACCGCCGATCACCACGACCCGGTGTCGGCGGGTCACCGTCGCGATGGGTGTCACAGGTCGAACTTCTCGTTCTCACCCTCGAGGCGCTCGCCGGTCACCTTGTGCTTCACGAAGGCCAGGAGGGTGGCGACCCGGCCACCTGGGCTGTCCCAGTACTCCCCTCCCTCGGCGTCGAACCGAAGGAGGACGATCTCGGGATCCTCGGGACCGTTCGGGAACCAGGCCTCGACGCCGGCGTTCCAGAGCTCCCGCAGCTTCGCGTCGTCGGTCACCACCTCGGCACGACCCGACAGCGACAGCCAGGCGTCGTTCGAGCTGAAGGACACCCCGACGCGAGGGTCGGCCTGGACGTGCTGCACGGCAGACGCATGGCGTGCGATCACGAACCACAGGTCGCCGTCGAATGCCGCCTCCTGAACTGTGAGGGGGTGGGCCTGGAGCGAACCGTCCGCAGCACGCGTGGTCACCATCGCGAAGCGGAATTTCTTCAGCAGTTCTCGGAGCTTGGCCTGCTCGTCGTTCTCTGGGGTGGCCGTCTCGTTCATCACGTCCCTTTCGTCGAGGTCTGCGTCCATTCCATCCCCCAGGCACAGGGGGCGCTCCCCGGTTGACAAGCGGCCACCACCCTGCCAGTGGCGACGGATTCGCAGGCGGCTCCCAGCTTCACGGGACCAAATCCGTCCTGCCGACGGTTCTCTTACTGTGACGCGGCAGCCAGCCGCGTGAGGAGGAATCGTGACGAACGAGTACCGCAAGACCCCCGAGGCGATCAGCGCCTTGACCGACCTGCAGTATCAGGTCACGCAGCGCGACGGCACCGAGCCGCCGTTCCGCAACGCCCATTGGAACAACCACGACCCGGGAATCTACGTCGACGTGGTGTCGGGAGAACCGCTGTTCTCCTCCACCGACAAGTTCGACAGCGGAACGGGATGGCCGAGCTTCACGCGCCCCATCGACCCCGAAGCGGTGACGACGAAGACGGACTGGAAGATGATCCTGCCGCGCACCGAGGTGCGGTCGGCGATCGCTGACAGCCACCTCGGGCACGTCTTCCGAGATGGACCGCGGGATGCCGGTGGGCTGCGCTACTGCATGAATTCCGCCGCGCTGCGCTTCGTGCCTGCATCGGACCTGCAGGCCCAGGGGTACGGCGCATACCGCAGACTGTTCGAGAACACCCAGAAGGAGAACGCCTCATGACCAGTGGACCCACCGACACCGGAGCGATCACCCACCTCCCCGGCACCGAGACCGCCGTCCTCGCGGGCGGATGCTTCTGGGGCATGGAGGATCTGATCCGCAGGCAGCCCGGGGTCCTGCAGACCCGCGTCGGCTACACCGGCGGGAGCAACGATCACGCCACCTACCGCAACCACCCCGGCCACGCCGAGGCGGTGGAGATCGTCTTCGATCCTTCGCAGACGACGTATCGCGACATCCTGGCGTTCTTCTTCCAGATCCACGACCCGTCGACGCTGAACCGTCAGGGCAACGACATCGGCACCAGCTACCGTTCGGCGATCTTCCCGCTGACCCCGGAGCAGGAGCGGGTCGCGCGCGACACCATCGCCGACGTCGACGCCTCGGGCCTCTGGCCCGGCAAGGTCGTCACGACGATCGAGCCCTCAGGACCCTTCTGGGAGGCCGAGCCCGAGCACCAGGACTACCTGCTGCGCATCCCGAACGGCTACACCTGCCACTTCCCGCGCGCAGGGTGGGTCCTCCCCCGCCGCTCGGAGGCGACGTCGACGGTCTGACCGGCCGCTCTTCGCAGGTTTCGCCCCCGCGGTCAAGGGCTTCGTCCCCCGCCGCGGGGGCGCGACCATTCTCGGAAGAGAAGGAGGATGTCGTGACCAAGGACCTCAAGAAGGGCGATCGCGTCAGCTGGAGCACGTCGCAGGGACGCACCCAGGGCACGGTGGTGGAGCGTCGTACGAAGGACTTCCAGTTCGCCGGCCAGAAGTTCACCGCCAGTGACGACGAGCCGGCGTACATCGTCGAATCGGAGAAGAGCGGCGACAAAGCCGCACACAAGGGCTCCGCGCTGCGAAAGCTCTCCTGATCCGCACCCGTTGCCGTGCTACGGTTGACGGGCTTCACGCGGGTCTGTTTTCGGGCCGCGCTGAACACGTCCGCTCCGCACTTGTGGGAGCGGCACACCCGGTCGCCTCCGCGGCCCGAAAAGAAAAAGGAAAGACACGATGGCCACTGGCACCGTGAAATGGTTCAACTCCGAGAAGGGCTACGGGTTCATCGCACCCGACGACGGCTCGGCCGATCTCTTCGCGCACTTCAGCGCGATCACCGGTGAGGGCTTCAAGGAGCTCCACGAAGCGCAGAAAGTCGAATTCGACGCCGAGCGTGGCCCCAAGGGCATGCAGGCTGCGAACATCCGCGCACTCTGATCTTCATCCCGTCAGCCGGCGGGGGTGACCGAAAGGTCTCCCCGCCGGCTGACGGCTTTCTGGGAACTCGGGCGTATACCGCTTCGTGGATACGAGGGTACGTACGCTGAAGAAAGCGATCGGCATCCGCCTTTGGCTTTCCAGGCCGAAGTGGTCGCGATCGAAACCGAGGTAACCCCATCTCTTCCACCGTCCTCGAGCCCCGCCTCGGACCTGTTCGTCAGACGTACGCCGGCACGGCGGAATTCCCGCCCATGGCCCGCGCCTACACCGATGTGGCGCAGATCGTCCGTGAAACCGGCCTCCTCGCCCGCGCACGCTGGTTCTACGCCCTGGTGGGCGCCGCGATCGCACTCGGCTTCGGTGCCTGCATCGCCGGCTTCATCCTGCTGGGTGACAGCTGGTTCCAGCTCCTCATCGCCGCGGCCCTCGGCATCCTCTTCACTCAGGTGGCCTTCCTGGCGCACGAGGCGGCTCACCGTCAGATCCTCAGCTCCGGCCCCGCGAACGATCGGCTGGCGCTCATCCTCGGCAACGGGGTCGTGGGCATGAGCTTCTCGTGGTGGGCCAGCAAGCACACCCGGCACCACGCGAACCCGAACCGCGTCGGGAAGGACCCCGACATCGAGATCGACACGATCTCGTTCATCGATGAGGATGCGGCGACGGCCCGGGGCCTGCGGCGGGCCATCACGCGGCGACAGGGGTACCTGTTCTTCCCCCTGCTGACGCTCGAGGGGCTGAACCTGCACGCCATCGCGTTCCGCCACCTGTTCAGCCGGCAGCCCGTGAAGGGCCGGATCACCGAGCTCGCACTGCTGTTCCTTCGCTTCGGCGTCGTGCTCGTGCCCGTCTTCCTCTTCCTGCCCCTGGGCATGGCCTTCGCCTTCCTGGGCGTGCAGCTGGCCGTCTTCGGCGTCTACATGGGAGCCTCCTTCGCCCCCAACCACAAGGGCATGCCGGTCATCGCCAAGGACGCCAAGCTCGACTTCTTCTCCAAGCAGGTGCGCACCTCGCGCAACGTCAGCGGCGGATGGTGGGCGACCGTGCTCATGGGCGGTTTGAACTACCAGGTGGAGCACCACCTCTTCCCGAACATGCCTCGCCCGCATCTGGCCAAGGCCCGTGACATCGTCCGCGACCACTGCGAGACGCTGAATGTGCCGTACACCGAGACCACACTGTGGCGCTCCTACGCCATTGTGATCGCGTACCTGAACAGGGTGGGGCTCGCGGCCCGCGACCCCTTCGACTGCCCGATGACGGGAACATATCGCCGCGTCTGACATGGGCGCGCGAAGCGGCGGGTGCGGTGCAGGACATGCCGCACCCGCCGCTTTCGTGTAGGTGTGTGGGAGGTGATCCCCGCGGTCATCCCCGCTCGGGAGCGGTCTGCGCGAGGGCTCGCAGGGCGTCACCGCTGAGACGCTGGCTGGTCCACTCCTCCATCGGCAGGGCGCCGATCGCCCGGTAGAACCCGATCGAGGGTTCGTTCCAGTCGAGAACCGTCCACTCGAACCGTGCGTACCCGCGTTCAACGCACTCGTCCGCGAGCGCCTGCATGAGCGCGCGACCGTAGCCGCGGCCCCGGGCGACGTCGTGCACGTAGAGATCCTCGAGCCAGATGCCGTGCGTTCCGGTCCAGGTGGAGTAAGTGAGGAACCAGATCGCGATGCCGAAGATCGCCCCGTCGCGTTCCACGACGTGGGCGAAGACACGCGGCTCGGGTCCGAACAGCGAAGCGGTCAGCGCCTCGACGGTGTTCTCCACCGCATCGGGTTCTCGCTCGTAGACCGCGAGGGCGGAGATGGCGTCGAGGATGCCCGGCTCATCGCCGGGCTGGGCGCGGCGGAGAACCGCACCATCGGGGAGGGTGTGCGAGGTCACCGGTTGAGCGTACTGTCTCGAGTGGGCGGCGGCCGGTAGCGCATCCGGATTGCGAAGATACATACGACACTACTTGGCTTTTCACCATGCGCAATGTCGTAACCCTCTGCGATGATTCGGGTAGGTCATCGAGACGGGGATTGCAGTGGACGCGGACGAGAAGCGGCGGCGGGCGGAGGACAAGCGCGCCGGGGTGTTCGCGGATGAGCTGGCGAAGCTGCGGAGGCGTCGGGCAGCGCTCGAAGCGAAGGAGACCCGGTTGCTCGCCGACGCGTACGCGTTGACGCTTGAGCAGCGGTCACGAATCGGGTCGGTGTCGTCGCGGGAGCGGGACATGCCGTTGCGGTCGATGGCGCTGGAGCTCGGGATGGCGGTGCGGGTGAATGACCGGGCGATGCAGACCCAGATGCACGACGCGCACGAGCTGATCGAGCTGTTCCCGCAGACGATGGAAGCCCTGGTCGAGGGGCGGGTCACGCGGGCGCACGCGCAGGTGATCCAGGACGCCGGCCGGGTGATCGAGGATGCCAACGACCGGGCGGCGTTCGAACGCATCGTGCTTGTGGAAGCGGAGCGGCAGACGGTGCCGAGGACGAAGAAGTACGCCCTCCAGCGTGCGGCGGTGTTGGACCCGAGGCCGTTGCAGGAACGACATGACACGGCGATCCGGGAGCGGCGGGTGTGGGTTACCGACCTGGACGACACCCTGTCGACCCTGACGATCCTGGGCGGGAACGTGTACATCCACGGCGCGTTCAACCGGCTCACCGGGCAGGGCACCACGATCAAGGACGTCGACCGCGCGAAGCGGCGCAAGTACGCCGCGACGCAGGGTGAAGCGGATGCGCCGGAGGAGGAAACGGCGGAGCCGTGGTTCGACGACCGGTCGCTGGATGAGATCCGCTGCGACCTCGCCCTGGACATGCTCCTCGCCGGGTCCCCGGTGATCGACCCCACCGACGGGGCGAAGGGTGGGCTCGGCGCCATCCGGGCCGAAGTGCAGATCACCCTCCCGATCACCACCCTCACCGGCGTCACCGGGTCAGGAGCCGAGTTGAACGGAGTCACCCCGGTCGACCCGGAAACGGCCCGGCGGATGGCAGGAACCGCGAGGGTGTGGGACCGGGTGATGACCGACCCCATCAGCGGGGTCGTCACCGCCGTGGACCGATACCAACTGCATCCCTCCCAAACCCGGTTCCTCAACGCCCGCGACGTCACCTGCCGAACACCCGGATGCCGAAGGCCCGCGAAACTCTGCGACAAAGACCACTCGAGGGACTTCGCGTTAGGCGGACCAACGTCCAACGACAACCTCTGCAGCGAATGCGTGAGGCACCACACGCTGAAACACGCCACGAACTGGCACGTCGAACAACTCCCCGGCGGGGTGCTGAAATTCACCAGCCCCGGAGGAAAGAACTACAACAGCCACCCACCCTCACGCGTCGCGTTCGTCCCCACCGACGACGACGGACTCACCGTCGCCCCCTTCTGAATGAGCAGGAGCGGGTGAGCATGGTGGCGAGGGTGCGGGATCAGGAGAGTCGCGCACTGGCCCGCAGCGGTCCATCGACCCACTGATCGACCTCGTTCTGCGAACGCAGACGAATCACCGCCGGCGCCGTGTCATCGCGGGCCAGTCGGGGAATCCGCTCGTCGTACTTGTGCCTGGTGCCGATCGACACGCGCACGATGTGCTCGGGGTCGGTGAAGAAGGTGTGGAGCGCAGGCTCGATGTTGCCGTTCCACAGTTCCTCGCGGCGGAGCCGCCGCCGAAGGGTCCGCCGCACGACCCGGGGGAACACGCAGCTCCAGTAGGGCAGGTCGAGCCAGACCAGGATGTCGGCACGCGCGGTGAGGAGAGGACGCGCGGTCGCGTACTGCCATTCGGTCACCCAGGACTCCCCCGCCACCAGCCGCCCGACATCGTCGAGGAACTCTGGCCGCTCGGTCCAACCGGCTCCGTGGAAGAGGGCGTCGATCTCGGTGTGCGGCGCGCCGGTGACCTCTGCGATCCTCGCCGCGAGCGTCGTCTTCCCCGCCCCCGACACCCCTGCCACCGCGACCCGGCGCGGGCGGCGGGGCAGGGGATCGTCGAAGGCGAGCACCGCACGATGATACGGCGCTAGCCTTCGACCCATGACCCGCGCCCGCGACCCCTGGCCCCCACTCGCCATCGCCTTCCTCGTCCTGGCTCTCGCGGGACTCGTCGCCACCTTCGTCTTCAACGTCTGGGCTGTCGTGCAGATGCGCGACTTCATCGGCGACCTCGTCAGCAGCGGCCCCGCGGTCTCATCCATCACCGTCGACCTCTTGGTCGTCGCGATCGCCGCCTGCGTTGTGATCGTCGTCGAGGGGCGACGGCTCGGGATGAAGCGGTGGTGGCTTTACATCGTGCTGTCGGGCATCACGGCCATCGCCTTCACTTTTCCGCTGTTCCTCGCGATGCGCGAGCGCCGACTGGCCGCGCAGCGCGCGACGGACGAGGCCGCGCCGATGGGGTGACGGCACCCGGAGTCGCACGTGCCCACCTCCTGCAGCGCCTGATATGCCCGATGGCGAGCCCGGTCAGTCTCCCCGGCGCCGGCGCATCTGCGCGAGCGGCATGTTCAACCGGGGGTTGCCGGCGAGCTTCGCCTCGTGCCGATCGAGGAAGGCCCAGTAGGCGCTGGTGAAGACCGAGTCGCGGGCCTCGCGGTCGCTGCCCCACCACCGGCCCATCTTCTGCAGGTAGGCCCCACCCGAGACGTAGGGCTTGGTGGCCACGCCGCCGCCGTCGGCGTACTGACTCATCCCCTGCACGTTGGGCACCATCACCCACTCGTACGCGTCGACGAAGAGCGCCGAGTACCAGTCGAACACCGCCCGCGGGTGATAGCCCTGGAGCAGGAACCAGTTGCCGAGGACCATGAGTCGCTCGATGTGGTGGGCGTAACCCCATCGATGGACACGGTCGAGCACCACCCGCACCGGTATCGGCAGATCGTCGGGGATGCCGGCGCCGGTATACCACCAGTCCTCGAGGGGGCGGGTGAGCTCGAAGTGATTGGCATCGATGAGGGCCGGATCGGCGCGGTAGGACCCCCGCATGTACTCCCGCCAGCCGATCACCTGACGCACGAACCCCTCGAGCGAGGCGATCGGCACCGCGTCACGGTGGGTCACGGCGGCGCGGACG encodes the following:
- a CDS encoding pyridoxamine 5'-phosphate oxidase family protein, which codes for MNETATPENDEQAKLRELLKKFRFAMVTTRAADGSLQAHPLTVQEAAFDGDLWFVIARHASAVQHVQADPRVGVSFSSNDAWLSLSGRAEVVTDDAKLRELWNAGVEAWFPNGPEDPEIVLLRFDAEGGEYWDSPGGRVATLLAFVKHKVTGERLEGENEKFDL
- the msrB gene encoding peptide-methionine (R)-S-oxide reductase MsrB, translating into MTNEYRKTPEAISALTDLQYQVTQRDGTEPPFRNAHWNNHDPGIYVDVVSGEPLFSSTDKFDSGTGWPSFTRPIDPEAVTTKTDWKMILPRTEVRSAIADSHLGHVFRDGPRDAGGLRYCMNSAALRFVPASDLQAQGYGAYRRLFENTQKENAS
- the msrA gene encoding peptide-methionine (S)-S-oxide reductase MsrA, translating into MTSGPTDTGAITHLPGTETAVLAGGCFWGMEDLIRRQPGVLQTRVGYTGGSNDHATYRNHPGHAEAVEIVFDPSQTTYRDILAFFFQIHDPSTLNRQGNDIGTSYRSAIFPLTPEQERVARDTIADVDASGLWPGKVVTTIEPSGPFWEAEPEHQDYLLRIPNGYTCHFPRAGWVLPRRSEATSTV
- a CDS encoding DUF2945 domain-containing protein: MTKDLKKGDRVSWSTSQGRTQGTVVERRTKDFQFAGQKFTASDDEPAYIVESEKSGDKAAHKGSALRKLS
- a CDS encoding cold-shock protein, which gives rise to MATGTVKWFNSEKGYGFIAPDDGSADLFAHFSAITGEGFKELHEAQKVEFDAERGPKGMQAANIRAL
- a CDS encoding acyl-CoA desaturase translates to MSSTVLEPRLGPVRQTYAGTAEFPPMARAYTDVAQIVRETGLLARARWFYALVGAAIALGFGACIAGFILLGDSWFQLLIAAALGILFTQVAFLAHEAAHRQILSSGPANDRLALILGNGVVGMSFSWWASKHTRHHANPNRVGKDPDIEIDTISFIDEDAATARGLRRAITRRQGYLFFPLLTLEGLNLHAIAFRHLFSRQPVKGRITELALLFLRFGVVLVPVFLFLPLGMAFAFLGVQLAVFGVYMGASFAPNHKGMPVIAKDAKLDFFSKQVRTSRNVSGGWWATVLMGGLNYQVEHHLFPNMPRPHLAKARDIVRDHCETLNVPYTETTLWRSYAIVIAYLNRVGLAARDPFDCPMTGTYRRV
- a CDS encoding GNAT family N-acetyltransferase, yielding MTSHTLPDGAVLRRAQPGDEPGILDAISALAVYEREPDAVENTVEALTASLFGPEPRVFAHVVERDGAIFGIAIWFLTYSTWTGTHGIWLEDLYVHDVARGRGYGRALMQALADECVERGYARFEWTVLDWNEPSIGFYRAIGALPMEEWTSQRLSGDALRALAQTAPERG
- a CDS encoding HNH endonuclease signature motif containing protein, which codes for MDADEKRRRAEDKRAGVFADELAKLRRRRAALEAKETRLLADAYALTLEQRSRIGSVSSRERDMPLRSMALELGMAVRVNDRAMQTQMHDAHELIELFPQTMEALVEGRVTRAHAQVIQDAGRVIEDANDRAAFERIVLVEAERQTVPRTKKYALQRAAVLDPRPLQERHDTAIRERRVWVTDLDDTLSTLTILGGNVYIHGAFNRLTGQGTTIKDVDRAKRRKYAATQGEADAPEEETAEPWFDDRSLDEIRCDLALDMLLAGSPVIDPTDGAKGGLGAIRAEVQITLPITTLTGVTGSGAELNGVTPVDPETARRMAGTARVWDRVMTDPISGVVTAVDRYQLHPSQTRFLNARDVTCRTPGCRRPAKLCDKDHSRDFALGGPTSNDNLCSECVRHHTLKHATNWHVEQLPGGVLKFTSPGGKNYNSHPPSRVAFVPTDDDGLTVAPF
- a CDS encoding AAA family ATPase; protein product: MLAFDDPLPRRPRRVAVAGVSGAGKTTLAARIAEVTGAPHTEIDALFHGAGWTERPEFLDDVGRLVAGESWVTEWQYATARPLLTARADILVWLDLPYWSCVFPRVVRRTLRRRLRREELWNGNIEPALHTFFTDPEHIVRVSIGTRHKYDERIPRLARDDTAPAVIRLRSQNEVDQWVDGPLRASARLS
- a CDS encoding DUF2834 domain-containing protein, with amino-acid sequence MTRARDPWPPLAIAFLVLALAGLVATFVFNVWAVVQMRDFIGDLVSSGPAVSSITVDLLVVAIAACVVIVVEGRRLGMKRWWLYIVLSGITAIAFTFPLFLAMRERRLAAQRATDEAAPMG